The genomic stretch ActatttttgtcatatttatgcTGTTATTCTGTCGACACTGCACATTTGTTGCAGAAAATCAGTTTTAGCAGCTCACTACAAGCTGCCCAGTGTGTCGCGTCTGTGATTGTATGAATATTCACCAATCAACCAAACATAATCAGCATAGTAACCTGTGGAAGTACAGGTTATGAAGTCAAAAGAAGGTTAATGTCAATTTCTTTCCTTTGTTGTGTAACAGGAAGAAGtcctttctcttctctgcaCTCTACGCTGCCTGTATCCTCGGGGGCCGCCATGTCATGAAACAGAGGGAGAAGTTTGAGCTGAGGAAACCGTTGGTGCTATGGTCGCTCACACTTGCTGTATTCAGGTGAAAAAGACTtgatattattaattaaaacaaatgtacGTATTTTTATAAAGCTCAGAGAGTAACCTTAATTATGTAATATAAAACTGAACGTCTGTATACATGTAATTGGACTGGGTTTGAGTGTGTGGACACGACTTTGGTTGCAGGTTGCCTTTTAGCTTGCACATACTGGTCTTTAGCTGGTATGGTGTCGAAGAGAAAATGTATCAAATGTTTAGTTAATCCATGGCCTAATTAAATGCATATTGAATGCATTTTTCCACTACAATGATTTATTATGTCTGCATTGTTTCTTGTCCATGTAGTATATTCGGTGCCATCCGTACTGGGAGTTACATGATGTACATCCTGATGACGAAAGGGCTCAAACAGTCAGTTTGTGACCAGAGCTTTTACAACGGGCCTGTCAGCAAGTTCTGGGCATACGCCTTTGTACTTAGTAAAGCACCAGAACTGGGTAAGTCTTGACCTTTTTATGGCATGTCTCATATTGTTTGTGTACTTCatttcagtgtgtcagtgaaGTGAGAGCCAACATTTAACACTGCCAAACAACAATAGCATGTTGGTGAAATACTATGCTACTGTAATGAAATgctaataatgtaaataaatcatCAATAATATTTGATTTCCTAGACTTCTATATtgatattttagacattttctCACTTAATATACCACTGAAGAACCTCATATTTGTCCATCCTCCCCTAAATGTACCCTGACCTTTggagtttaatattttatgtttttaaagatccttttcttcctttatGGTTCCTTTTGTTGCCCAAGCATAACCCCCAGGCTTCAACCTAGAACAGTTGTTCTACTCAGTAGGAATAGAAAGTGGCAGATGCTTATTGCCCTGGTTTTCTCCGTCTGGTTGTAGTCCAAACCAGCAGGATCATGACTGTGAAGGCTGGAAACCTAGACTGTCACTTTGTACCCACAAGGCTCAGAAACACAAATTCATTGTCATTGCTGACTAAACACATAAAGCAGGAACGTGTACATATAGGCCTATAGTATGCTTCTGTACTAAGGCGTAATGTCACAAATGACATGACTGTCATGCTCACATACGTATAGATGTCACACAGTATATTAAGCAGTGGAATTGCTGGTATTACAAGGAAAACAGAAGGTCACAGATGGCTGACATAATTCTGATACAATAATTATAGTTATTTAGATTTTGAAGTAGCTTTCACATTGCAATGTTTTCCAtaataaaaaaacccaaaaatctggcaaacactgaatataaaatcactgatgacattacattgactttgttgccaaataaaaaagaaataacgTTTTTAAAAATACTAAGGGTAGACAGCCTATTTTCCTCAAAATtggcttgtttttcttttgtctgtatCCATAGTAGTTGTATCAGTTTAATGTTGAATGTTCTCCATATTATCATTGTAATGGGTAATAAATTGGGGCAGTAAATACAGCTTTTGCTGCCACTTGCGtttctgttcattatttatttttattattatttttttccttaccGCACAAATTAACGAAGCCATTCAAACTGTcgaaaaatactttttgaatataacttatatcatagtatagttacatactcacactctcctaccaggctcttggaagcagTCAAAAATTACTTTCTCTGGCAGTTAGCATGtataagactgcctgtttgtctttttgagctccttatcatctgtcacagtggtatttggcagcttgacatattacATTTCTGCAGTAGAGATATTGCAAGACGCTTTTGactcagaaaaacatgttacacaagccttcagaaactTCTGCAGGTTAAACTTGACTAATGAAACACATTTAGTGCTGACTAACTCTAACatactcactataaacagacctTAAAACACtggctagcctagcaacattaatgctataaacaacccataatgcaacactctgtgtAGAAGTTGGTTTTACACCAGTACTTAATCCATtgaaaagaatatctgatgttgtgaacactTAATTGTCTAGACCCTGAATATAAGACGACCCCAATTTTTCAGACGtatttccaggaaaaaaaacaatacagtaaaCTTTTTGAATGCATTTATTCCTGTTGTAGTCTATTCTTCATAGCCTCTTTAGTCTAAATGTCTATATTTATTCTGGTGTTGTCATTAAGAAGCTGACCTTGCAGCAGGAATATTGGTCGGCATTCGGCAGGCACGTCATTTGAAACGTCATTCTTTATGTCAAGCCTGAGAGAATTACTAATGTCTCTTGACTCTGCAACGGACATGACGTGATTGCATTACCCTGGTAACGCAGTAACCACGGCACCTCCATGTTTGTGCCAAGGGCTTTGTGGTTTTACATTGCTTATTTAGCCAATATTTTAAGCTTATTTGAGAGCAATTTAAATCACAGCCAGCCATTTTGAATGATAGctgatttttccttttctcctgtTCCCGTTCCCCCAGGTGACACTCTCTTCATCGTCCTGAGGAAACAGAAGCTCATCTTCCTGCACTGGTACCACCACATCACCGTGCTGCTCTACTCTTGGTACTCCTATAAAGACATGGTGGCTGGTGGTGGATGGTTCATGACCATGAACTATTTGGTCCACGCCGTCATGTACTCTTATTACGCTTTGAGGGCGGCTGGCTTCAAGGTGTCGCGCAATTTCGCCATGTTCATCACACTCACCCAGATCACCCAGATGCTGATGGGTTGTGTGGTCAACTACCTGGTGTACTCATGGATGCAGCAGGGCCAGGAGTGTCCATCCCACATGCAGAACATTGTGTGGTCCTCCCTCATGTACCTCAGCTACTTTGTGCTCTTTGTCCAGTTCTTCATCGAGGCCTACATTGGCAAGTCCAAATCATCGGCTATGGCTGTCACCAAGAAGAGCGAGTAAAAAAATGCCATAAGTATGGGAAGAAGggagatgatgaagaaaagggAGGTGGGAATGGAGAGCAGGTACCAGTGACTTGAGAGAGTCTGTTAGGGTTGGGTAGGGGTTGCTGGAATGAAAGATGGATGATGGAGTGGGTGCATAGAGGCCCGGGGGAGTAGGGGTgggatgggaggggggggggtcaagAAGATGGCTGGTGTTTGTGCTTGAGCATTACTAATAATGTGCAGATCTAAAATGCCCCAATGGAGGTTACGTCTCCGTTAAGGGAAGCAGCGCCGCCATGATAAGAAGCCATCACGAGTTGTCCACCTGAAGTTTAAACGCCCCTTTTTGAATTCACaatgaatagtttttaaaaCCTAAAAGATAACAAAAGGACAGAATCgccagatttaaaaaaaattacatctgcCATGTGCATATGTTTACTTGATATTAAAAAAGATATTAATTGGTACATATGAAGATGGATGGAGTCAGCGTTTACTTGAGCCATCTGAGTATGTTTTTGTCCGTCTGtcatcagtgtttgttgttttgttttgatctgTCAAAGGAAAAGTTAAAGACACTGGTGAGTGTGTGAAGCTGCTGAGTGTTGGTGGTTGATATGAGTTGATGGGGTGAACGGCACTGTATCTTCTGTGACTTACATTGCAAAATGCGATATTTTCTCAGGTCTTAGGTTATCTCTTTCTTAATATAATATGCATATCAAGACAAAGTAGACATGTTTAACATCAGCACCGGTTTACAGTATGGCTGAAATTCATCTAGAACGGGCGCATAGTTGAAAAAAGTATGACTGATTGGAGGAACACGTCTCCGATGACCACACTGCTCCTGGGCATGATGGGAAACAGATGCTGACAGTGCCCTGCTTCACCACTCGTCATGACCTTGCAGAAGTTGCCGACCACACTTGGAAAATGACTTGCCATTGATTTCCAAATGCTTCTCTGTGTTAAAGGGTCCCTACCAGTGAAGAGAACCAGTCTGTTGGACACTGAAAGATTAAATGGAGGacaaacatatttatgtttagcaaaagaaaaaaaatcaaacatgcaaATTGTCAAAATCTGCTGtattgacttttaaaaaatagtatGTATCCTTAATGGTGTCTGTTGTGCTATTGTGCATTTGCACTGTAtcaatgtcaaaaatgtgttgctgAAAAACTTAACGTACGAACAAAGAGTGCAAAAATGTGACATTCTGCCTGTGGTGTGTTTATTTCAGCTACAACATCTTGGCATTGCACActtacccttttttttttggtgctcAACCTGAAAAGTCATTTTAGTGGTTTTGTTAGAATTACAAGGAGCAatatttagaagaaaaaaaaaggtcacaagGTGATTATCACTTCTAGATAGTATATCTTTTCAAGTAGACAATTGATTCAGTGAATCTTAGTGGATAAGTTGCATACCTGCTACATGAGCTCTACAGTGTATTAAGGATCCCGCTCTCTGTATTCACTTGAGTCACTAGAGCCAATATGTGTCACCACTAAACACAATTTGCTGGTACCAATTATAAACAGCATACATGACTTAAGTAATTGAGGTAATTGGCTTAACCAATTAACCATTCCACAGTTGCAGCTGG from Thunnus thynnus chromosome 9, fThuThy2.1, whole genome shotgun sequence encodes the following:
- the elovl6 gene encoding very long chain fatty acid elongase 6, whose translation is MSVLALQEYEFERQFNEDEAIRWMQENWKKSFLFSALYAACILGGRHVMKQREKFELRKPLVLWSLTLAVFSIFGAIRTGSYMMYILMTKGLKQSVCDQSFYNGPVSKFWAYAFVLSKAPELGDTLFIVLRKQKLIFLHWYHHITVLLYSWYSYKDMVAGGGWFMTMNYLVHAVMYSYYALRAAGFKVSRNFAMFITLTQITQMLMGCVVNYLVYSWMQQGQECPSHMQNIVWSSLMYLSYFVLFVQFFIEAYIGKSKSSAMAVTKKSE